A region of the Bryobacteraceae bacterium genome:
CCTTCTGCACCAGCCGGTCAGCGAGCACGGCCACGGCGATGGCATGGCCGTTGAAACGCGCCATCGACCAGTTGTCCGGGGTGCGGACTCTCGACCACAGCCGCGAGACCGAGAGACCCAGCAGAAAGTTGCGCAGCTTGTTCAGGCCAAGGATGGAAACGGCCGCGCGCACGCTGCTGACATTGCCGCGCCGGCCGTAAAGGGCCGAGTTGACCAGGCGCAGCACGTTGCCGCTGAGCACCGTGTCGCGCTCAATCAGATCGGCCAGCTTCGAAAAGCTGACGTCCTCGTCGGCCAGAGTCGCCATCAGATGATGGAGGACGGGCGAGAAGGGCGGCAACTGGTCCAGGCTCTTCATCGCCTGGTCGCGAGGAGAGAGCTTCGGCAGAATACTCTGACTCACATTCGTCTACATCGGCGGTTGGCCGGGAAAAGTTGAGGGTTTCGCCGCCAAAATTCACCCGGCCTGCCCGCGGACTCAGGCGGCAGGCCGGAAACAGGTAGGATGAAGGAACACGAATGACTGCCGACACGTCGCCTGCCATTGAAGTCAACGGGCTGCGGAAGGTGTACGGGGACAAAGCGGCCGTCGACGGCCTGACGCTGACGGTCGAGCGCGGCTGTTTTTTCGGGTTTCTCGGCCCGAACGGGGCCGGCAAGACTACTACCATCCGCATGCTGATGGGGCTGGCCCCGCCGACGGCGGGCGCCATTCGCATCCTCGGCCGGCGGATGCCGCAGGAGCAGCTCGAGATCAAGAAGCGCATTGGACTGGTTCCCGACGAGAGTCTGCTGTTTGATCATCTGACCGGTCCCGAGTATGTGGAATTCGCCGGGCGGATGTATGGCCTGGGCCGTGACCTGGCGCGGCGGCGCGCGACCGAGCTGATGGAACTATTCGAACTGGATACGGCCGGGCGCAAGCTGATTGCCGACTACAGCAAGGGCATGCGTAAGCGGGTGGCGATGGCGGCGGCGCTGATCCACCGGCCGGAGCTGTTTCTGCTGGACGAGCCCTTCGAGGGCGTAGACGCCGTGGGCGCGCGGCTGATGAAAGACATCCTGCTGGAACAGGTGGCCCAGGGGGCGACCATCTTCCTGACATCGCACGTGCTGGAAGTCGTCGAACGGCTCTGCGACCGGGTGGCCATCATCCACCAGGGGCGCCTGGTGGTGGAAGGAGCCATGGAAGAGCTGCGCTCCGGCGAGGAGACGCTGGAAGACCTCTTCGTGCGCGTCGTGGGCGGGCCGGCCCGCTCGACCGAGGCGCTGGATTGGCTGCGGTAAGCCGATGACGATGACGTTCTTCGACGACCAGATCCGGGCCATCCTGTGGGCGCAGTTCCGGGTGCTGTACAACCGCTTCACCGGCGGTTCGTTGGGTGCGGGCCGTGTCGTGTACTGGATTTCCCTCGCCTTCTGGTACGGGGTGATGGCCATGCTCGCGTGGCTGGCGGCGGTCTCGCTGCCGACCCTGGACAACCGGGAGAGCCTGGCCGCGGTCACGGCCACGATCCTGATGGGCGCCACCGCGTTCTGGCAACTGATGCCGGTCATGATGGCCTCGACGGGGGTCAGCCTGGACCTGAAGAAACTGATGGTCTATCCGATCCCGTTCCGCCGGCTGTTTCTGGTGGAGGCGCTGCTGCGGGTTTCGACCGGGACGGAAGTACTCATCGTGCTGACAGGCGTGGCCGTGGGTCTGGTGCGCAGCCCGCTGACGCCCGGCTGGACCGCCGGCTTTCTCCTCCTGTTCGTCGCGTTCAATCTGATGCTTTCGGTGGGCATCCGCGACCTGCTGGCCCGGCTCCTGGAGCGCCGAGGGGTGCGGGAGCTGGTGATTCTTGGCATTGTGCTGCTCGCGGCGCTGCCGCAACTGATCCTGGTGACCGTGCCGGAGGACCAACTCCGCGCGTTCTATCATCGCTACTCCGCCCTGATGCCGTACGTCGGACTGCCGTGGTCGGCGATGGCGCTGCTGGTAACGGGCAGCTTCTCGCTGGCGGCGATTTCCGCCAACGGGGCCTGGCTCTGCTTTGCCGCCTGGTTCGGGTATTCGCAGTTCCGGCGCAGCCTGCGGTGGGACGTGGCCGAAGTGCGATCGAAACAGCGCAGCGGGCGGCGCGGTCCTGCCACGGCCGTGTTCGAGCGCCTGTACGAGCTGCCCGGCCGGATGCTCCCGGATCCTCTGGGAGCGCTGGTCGCCAAGGAGCTCAAGACCCTGGGGCGGTCTTCGCGCTTCCGGCTGGTCTTTTTCATGGGCTTTACTTTCGGCATCATCATCTGGCTGCCGCTCGCGTTCGGCGGACACTGGGGCCAGCAGCGTCAGGCCGAAAATCTGCTCCTTTGGGTGAGCCTGTACGCCGCGCTGTTGATGGGCGAGGTGCTGTTCTGGAACACGCTCGGATTCGACCGCTCGGCGGTGCAGGTCTACTATGTGATGCCCATCCCGCTGCGCGCGGTGTTGCTGGCCAAGAATCTCACGGCGGTGGCGCTGTTGCTGGCCGAAGTGGCGATGATCGCCGCGGCGCTGACGGTGTTGCGCATTCGTTTTCCGGTCACGAAAATTCCCGAAGCGGTGGCCTGCACGCTTCTGCTGGCGGTGATGCTGATGGCGGTGGGCAATCTGGCCAGTGTCAAATCGCCGCGCGCGGCCGATCCGGCCTCCGGCTGGCGCCAGTCCTCCGCGGGGAAGGTGCAGGGGCTGATCATGCTGCTGCTGCCCGTGCTGACGGCGCCCATCGCGCTGGCGCACCTGGCGCGCTACGCCTTCGACCGGGATCTCGCCTACTGGCTGGTGCTTGCGAGCGGCTACATCGTGGCGGCGATCACCTATCATGTGGCGCTGGACTCGGCGGTCGAGATCGCGGAAAAAGAAAGGGAGAGGATCGTGGCCGCCCTGTCGGCAGGGCAGGGCCCGATGGCCTGACGGCGGAGACCGACGATGCGCGCGCCGCTGGTGCTGCTGATTGCCGCTCTGGCCGCCGCGCCCCGGGCGAGGGCGGACTGGATTGAAACAAAAAGCGGGCCTTTTGTTGTTTATTCAGACGCTGGCGACGACCGCGCCCGCCAGGCGCTCTACCATCTGGAGCAGTTCCGCTTCCTGTTCGGGGAAGCGATGGGCCGGCGCGACCTGCAAACCGTCTGGCCGGTCACGGTCGTGGTGCGGCGTCCGGAAAAGGGCGAGCCGCCGCCGCGGCTCGGCTTTTCCCGCGACGGCTGGATGACGGTGTGGCCCGCCGGCGGAGCACCCCCGCCCGCCTTCTGGCAGGAACTGGCGCTACTGTTCATCGAAGACAACTGGCAGGAGCGGATGCCGGGCACGCTCGAGCAGACCGTGGCGGTGCTGTTCTCCACGCTTCGGCTCGAAGGCGGGCGCGCGGTCATCGGTCTGCCGCCCGAGCCCGGGCTGCGGACGAAGGAATGGGCGCTGCTCCAGTACCTCCTGACCGGCGAGGAAACTTCCACGCGCACGCGCGTGCTGCTGTCCAACCTCGCCGCCGGCGCCGACTGGAACACGGCCTTCCGCAACGCCTTTGGCCGCCGCGCCGCGGAGTTTGAAGCGGAGGTGGACCGATATGTGGCCGCCGGGCAGTTCCGCACGCTTTCGCTTCCCGGACGTCCGCTCGATCCGCGGATTGCCTTCCCGGTGGTCCCGATGTTGCCGTCGCGGCTGCGGGTGCTGCCGGCGGATCTGCTGATGGCGCGTGGGGCGCCGCCCGAAGAAGTCCGCCGGGCCTACCAGCGCGCCATTGAAGAGCGTCCCGGGCCGCTGGCGTTCGAGGGGCTGGGGCTGGCGCTGCTGGCCGAAGGCGCAAAGGAAGAGGCGCGCACGGCCTTCGAGTCGATGAAGAAACTGATGGATCCGCAGCGCGACCGCTGCGCGCGGGGCCTGCTCGAGCTGGGCCTGTATGAAGAGGCGGCGCAGAAGAACCCGCGCTGGGCCGAGCCCTACATCCGCGCCGCCGCGCGCGAACCCGGGCCGGTGCGCCGCGCGTACCTGCTGAAAAAGGCCGCCGAGCTGAGACCGCGCGACCCTGAGCTGTGGCAGGCGCTGGCGCGCGCGCAGTCGGAGGCGAAGCAGTATGCCGACGCCGAGAAGAGCTGGCGCGCCGCCGAGCGTGTGGCGCGCAGCGAGCAAGAGCGGGAGCGGATCGCGCGGGCGCGCGAGCAGTTCGAGCAGGCGCGTTTCGAAGCCGAGGCGGCCGAACGCGCCCGGCGCCGCAAGGAAGAGCAGGACGAGCTCGAGCGGCTGCGGAAAGAGGCGCTCGAGCGGATCCGCGAGGCCGAGCAGCGCGCCAGCCAGGGCGCGATGGAAGGAAAAAAGAAGATCGAGCCGTGGTGGGAAGGGCCGCCCACCCAGACCTTCACGGGCACGCTCGAAAGCATCCAGTGCCAGGGCCGCACGGCACGGCTGATGCTCAAGGACCCGGCCGGGAAGGCGGTGACGATGGTCATCAGCGATCCAGGCAAGGTGGTCGTCTTCGGTGCCG
Encoded here:
- a CDS encoding ABC transporter ATP-binding protein gives rise to the protein MTADTSPAIEVNGLRKVYGDKAAVDGLTLTVERGCFFGFLGPNGAGKTTTIRMLMGLAPPTAGAIRILGRRMPQEQLEIKKRIGLVPDESLLFDHLTGPEYVEFAGRMYGLGRDLARRRATELMELFELDTAGRKLIADYSKGMRKRVAMAAALIHRPELFLLDEPFEGVDAVGARLMKDILLEQVAQGATIFLTSHVLEVVERLCDRVAIIHQGRLVVEGAMEELRSGEETLEDLFVRVVGGPARSTEALDWLR